Proteins found in one Triticum urartu cultivar G1812 chromosome 4, Tu2.1, whole genome shotgun sequence genomic segment:
- the LOC125550368 gene encoding DELLA protein RHT-1: MKREYQDAGGSGGGGGMGSSEDKMMVSAAAGEGEEVDELLAALGYKVRASDMADVAQKLEQLEMAMGMGGVGAGAAPDDSFATHLATDTVHYNPTDLSSWVESMLSELNAPPPPLPPAPQQLNASTSSTVTGGGYFDLPPSVDSSCSTYALRPIPSPAGAVGPADLSADSVRDPKRMRTGGSSTSSSSSSSSSLGGGARSSVVEAAPPVAAGANAPALPVVVVDTQEAGIRLVHALLACAEAVQQENFSAAEALVKQIPLLAASQGGAMRKVAAYFGEALARRVFRFRPQPDSSLLDAAFADLLHAHFYESCPYLKFAHFTANQAILEAFAGCRRVHVVDFGIKQGMQWPALLQALALRPGGPPSFRLTGVGPPQPDETDALQQVGWKLAQFAHTIRVDFQYRGLVAATLADLEPFMLQPEGEEDPNEEPEVIAVNSVFEMHRLLAQPGALEKVLGTVRAVRPRIVTVVEQEANHNSGTFLDRFTESLHYYSTMFDSLEGGSSGGPSEVSSGAAAAPAAAGTDQVMSEVYLGRQICNVVACEGAERTERHETLGQWRNRLGNAGFETVHLGSNAYKQASTLLALFAGGDGYKVEEKEGCLTLGWHTRPLIATSAWRLAAP; encoded by the coding sequence ATGAAGCGCGAGTACCAGGACGCCGGCGGGAGCGGTGGCGGGGGCGGCATGGGCTCGTCTGAGGACAAGATGAtggtgtcggcggcggcgggggagggggaggaggtggACGAGCTGCTGGCGGCGCTCGGGTACAAGGTGCGGGCCTCCGACATGGCGGACGTGGCGCAGAAGCTGGAGCAGCTGGAGATGGCCATGGGGATGGGCGGCGTGGGCGCCGGCGCCGCCCCCGACGACAGCTTCGCCACCCACCTCGCCACGGACACCGTGCACTACAACCCCACCGACCTGTCGTCTTGGGTCGAGAGCATGCTGTCGGAGCTcaacgcgccgccgccgcccctcccgcCCGCCCCGCAGCAGCTCaacgcctccacctcctccaccgTCACGGGCGGTGGGTACTTCGATCTCCCGCCCTCGGTTGACTCCTCCTGCAGCACCTACGCCCTGCGGCCGATCCCCTCCCCGGCCGGCGCCGTCGGGCCGGCCGACCTGTCCGCCGACTCCGTGCGGGACCCCAAGCGGATGCGCACTGGCGGGAGCAGCACCTCGTCGTCGTCATCCTCCTCGTCCTCTCTCGGTGGGGGCGCcaggagctctgtggtggaggcTGCTCCGCCGGTCGCGGCCGGGGCCAACGCGCCCGCGCTGCCGGTCGTCGTGGTCGACACGCAGGAGGCCGGGATTCGGCTGGTGCACGCGCTGCTGGCCTGCGCGGAGGCCGTGCAGCAGGAGAACTTCTCTGCCGCGGAGGCGCTGGTGAAGCAGATACCCTTGCTGGCCGCGTCCCAGGGCGGCGCGATGCGCAAGGTCGCCGCCTACTTCGGCGAGGCCCTCGCCCGCCGCGTCTTCCGCTTCCGCCCGCAGCCGGACAGCTCCCTCCTCGACGCCGCCTTCGCCGACCTCCTCCACGCGCACTTCTACGAGTCCTGCCCCTACCTCAAGTTCGCCCACTTCACCGCCAACCAGGCCATCCTGGAGGCCTTCGCCGGCTGCCGCCGCGTGCACGTCGTCGACTTCGGCATCAAGCAGGGGATGCAGTGGCCCGCCCTCCTCCAGGCCCTCGCGCTCCGTCCCGGCGGCCCTCCCTCGTTCCGCCTCACCGGCGTCGGCCCCCCGCAGCCGGACGAGACCGACGCCTTGCAGCAGGTGGGCTGGAAGCTCGCCCAGTTCGCGCACACCATCCGCGTCGACTTCCAGTACCGCGGCCTCGTCGCCGCCACGCTCGCGGACCTGGAGCCGTTCATGCTGCAGCCGGAGGGCGAGGAGGACCCGAACGAGGAGCCCGAGGTAATCGCCGTCAACTCAGTCTTCGAGATGCACCGGCTGCTCGCGCAGCCCGGCGCCCTGGAGAAGGTCCTGGGCACCGTGCGCGCCGTGCGGCCGAGGATCGTCACCGTGGTGGAGCAGGAGGCCAACCACAACTCCGGCACATTCCTGGACCGCTTCACCGAGTCTCTGCACTACTACTCCACCATGTTCGATTCCCTCGAGGGCGGCAGCTCCGGCGGCCCATCCGAAGTCTCATCGGGGGCTGCCGCTGCTCCTGCCGCCGCCGGCACGGACCAGGTCATGTCCGAGGTGTACCTCGGCCGGCAGATCTGCAACGTGGTGGCCTGCGAGGGGGCGGAGCGCACAGAGCGCCACGAGACGCTGGGGCAGTGGCGGaaccggctgggcaacgccgggTTCGAGACCGTGCACCTGGGCTCCAATGCCTACAAGCAGGCGAGCACGCTGCTGGCCCTATTCGCCGGCGGCGACGGGTACAAGGTGGAGGAGAAGGAGGGCTGCCTGACTCTCGGGTGGCACACGCGCCCGCTGATCGCCACCTCGGCATGGCGCCTGGCCGCGCCGTGA